In one Ornithinimicrobium pratense genomic region, the following are encoded:
- a CDS encoding succinate dehydrogenase/fumarate reductase iron-sulfur subunit has product MRISLKIWRQANPRDKGRMVDYKLDEVSEDSSFLEMLDLLNEHLHEQGEEPVAFDSDCREGICGQCGVVINGEAHGPERTTTCQLHMRSFRDGDEIIIEPWRADAFPVIKDLCVDRGALDRIVAAGGYISANTGSAPDAHATPVPKENADRAFMAAECIGCGACVAACPNASGMLFMGAKITHLGELPQGQPERDARVLKMTEQHDLEGFGGCTNLGECTRACPKGIPLNVISQMNRDLLRTGFSV; this is encoded by the coding sequence GTGAGGATCTCCCTGAAGATCTGGCGCCAGGCCAACCCCCGCGACAAGGGCCGGATGGTCGACTACAAGCTCGACGAGGTCAGCGAGGACAGCTCTTTCCTGGAGATGCTGGATCTGCTCAACGAGCACCTCCACGAGCAGGGCGAGGAGCCGGTCGCCTTCGACTCCGACTGTCGCGAGGGCATCTGCGGCCAGTGCGGCGTGGTGATCAACGGTGAGGCGCACGGCCCCGAGCGGACCACGACCTGTCAGCTGCACATGCGGTCCTTCCGCGACGGTGACGAGATCATCATCGAGCCCTGGCGCGCCGACGCCTTCCCCGTCATCAAGGACCTCTGTGTCGACCGCGGTGCCCTGGACCGGATCGTCGCGGCGGGCGGATACATCTCCGCCAACACCGGGTCGGCCCCGGACGCGCACGCGACCCCAGTGCCGAAGGAGAACGCCGACCGGGCGTTCATGGCGGCTGAGTGCATCGGTTGCGGAGCCTGCGTCGCGGCCTGCCCGAACGCCTCCGGCATGCTCTTCATGGGCGCCAAGATCACCCACCTCGGTGAGCTGCCCCAGGGCCAGCCCGAGCGGGACGCCCGCGTGCTGAAGATGACCGAGCAGCACGACCTCGAGGGTTTCGGTGGATGCACCAACCTCGGCGAGTGCACCCGGGCCTGCCCCAAGGGCATCCCGCTCAACGTCATCTCGCAGATGAACCGGGACCTGCTCCGGACCGGCTTCAGCGTCTGA